From the genome of Anaerolineae bacterium:
AAGACCGGCCGCCAAATGAAATTATCAACCTCAGCCAACGCCAGGGGTTAAAAATTCGCCAGCTTCAACTTGATGACGACCTTGAACAAGTGCTGGCCGAGGTTCAACCTACGGCATTGGCCTGGGATTTTGCCAATGCTCCGCCCAACGATTGGTTAATGATGCAGCAATTACGCAATATCCCCCGCCTGAATCAAATTCCCTTTATCTTGTATCAACGAGAAAAAGGAAATGAAGCAGAAACCACTACCGGGCTAACCAACCTGCTGGTCAAGCCGGTGGGTGGTGAAACTTTATTAGACGCCATTAATGCCCTGTGCCCGCCCGAAGTAACCGGCCCCATTTTAATTGTGGATGATGACCCGCAAATCTGCGAGCTGTATCGGGGCATGGTGGCCAAAAGCCTGCCCGGATTCCCCATTGAAATTGCCCATAATGGAGTGGTGGCTTTAGCAAAAATGGCCCAAACAATACCCAGTTTGGTAATATTAGATTTGGTTATGCCGGAAAAGGATGGCTTTGACGTTCTGGAGCAAATGCGGGCCGATGAACAAACCCGCAGTGTGCCGGTGGTAATTTTAAGCGGGCACTCGCTTACCCTTGACGATGTGAAGCGGCTTGAACAGCATGCCCTGGTTACGCTGCAAAGTAAAGGGATTTTATCAGAAGTTGAGGCGATGGCTACGCTGCACCGCGCCCTGTTTGGCACCGATATGCTTCCGCCCCATACCAGCGCTCTGGTTAAACGGACCATTGCCTATTTTCACCAACATTACGCCAACACCCTCACCCGCCAAGAAATTGCCGAGGCCGTGGGAGTCAACAAAGATTATCTGGGGCAAATTTTTCGCCAAGAATTGGGCATTTCCCCGTGGGAATACTTAAATCGTTATCGTATTGTGCATGCCAAAGCCTTACTGCGTAATACCAAAAAATCTATCACGGCGGTAGCGTTTTTGGTGGGCTTCAACGATCCTTCTTATTTTGGCCGGGTGTTTCGCAAACAGGCCGGCCTATCCCCGCGTGTTTATCGCAAGCGAGCCAGATAAAGAATAGCCCCAAACAGAAACCCGTTTTTATCCGAGATAGTCCAGTTATTATCCGAATAACCTGGGTATTTTTGGCTATAATAAAATTGCTTTTATGGTAGGTAGTGGATGGTAATATATATACGCAGGCAATCTATTGGGTTAAAAGACAATGGTGCAGAAGAAGAATGCTTTGGCGTATGAAATTCTGAGGGAAAAAATACTCACCGGAAAGTTACGGCCCGGCGTAAATTTGGATATTGATGAACTTTCCACGGATTTTGGCATGAGTTCAACATCTATCCAAGAAGCATTGCAGCAGCTAGAATCTGATTCCCTGGTCACCATCGAAGCGCATGGCGCACAAGTTACCAAGATTCACCAGGAACTCTTTCAAGAAATTTTTGAAGTTTTAACCTCTTTACAAATTATTAGCGCGCGGGCCGCATGTCAAAAAATGAACGAGCTTGATTTTACCGAGCTGGAAGCGATGTTCCACCGGATGGATGGGGTTGTGGATGACCCTGAACAGTGGTCGCAATATGAAATTGAACTGCATTCTTGTATCAGCGAAAAAGCAAATATGCCTTTGCTCAGAAACCTTTTACTCCGAACAGCCGATCACTGGCAGCGTTTGCGACGACATTGTTTTAGCGAAGCGTTTGCCCGCCGCATTCCCACAGCGCAGCAGGAGTATCGAGATTTTTTGATTACGTTGCGCACCCGCAATTCTGATCACGTGACTCAGCTTATGCTTGAACATAATCAACGTGCCCTGGATGATTATATGGCCTATTTGAGCCACTCGGAAGGTGCTTAAGAAACGAATAAGTTGTTCTATGAATCATAGATGTTAACTTGCCCCTTGAACAAGATGTTGCTGAATGGCCTTCAAAAGATGCCTGGCCTCTGTCTCATTGAGGCTGCGGGCAAACCAAATTGTTTTTTTATCATATTCAAACGCCAGCCAATCAATCGTTAAGCTGATACCGTAAGGGTCTACGGCTATATCTGGAAGATCAGGCGCTTGCGCTGGCGGGGCAAAGCGCAAATTTTTGACGTGTTTTAGGGGATACACTTTCGTTCGCCCCAAGTTGAAAATTTGGCGGCGTAGCTTGATTGATTGCGGGGTGATTTCTATGATTTCTTTCCCGCCAATGTGCCACAGGAATATCCGCACAATGAATACACCCAGGAATATCCAAAATACCAGAGAAGCCAGCAGAACGACGGCAATAGCTACATGGAACACGCCGATTTCTTGTCCGTCTGTGGCATTGAGCATACTGTTGAACAGGCCCGGCAAGAAAATAGCAAGGGTGATGCATCCAATTGTCCAAATAAGCACACCGAACCCTGTAGTAGCCATCACGTACCAAATTTTGCGGCTGGAAATGATGAATTGGTGTGAAATCCCCAGGTTCCTGACCGTATAGTGAGTTGGTGCCGGTTGTAACTTTGTCATATTATTTCCTCTTACACTCAGTAAGAGGTATTTTTGAAGAAAGAATATCGTTTTCCTGGATTATAGTTGTTTTACCGCATGTTGGAAATTTAGGTTTATTAGGACTTACGCAAATCGTTGCTGCATTCCAGAGGTGACAGTCACTTACAAAGTGACTGTCACCTCTGGAATGTGCGTAAGTCCTATTTATTTTAGGCGACACTGGGGTACACTTGTCTTGGCTATTTAACCCATCCGCCCGGCTTTATGGGCCATATGACCCTCATCGGGTATCATGCAGGAAACTTGAGAAGATACTGGCCGGCGTTTCAGACCAAGTTTGCTTGCTGACCGGCAGTGGCTGGTTCAATAAGGCAATGATCTCGGCCCTGATAGAACAGTGGTGTTTTAACCCGGCGCAATTTTTGCAGCGCGTTCATTTCGCTGGGATAAACACGCTTGACGCCGTTGCCCAACGATTTTTCAATATCGCGGATATTGCGCACCAGGTTGTGCAGGCCAATAATTTCTACCGAGGCGGCCTGGTCGCTGCCCCACATGGCCCGATCCAGGGTGATGTGCCGCTCCACAAACGTGGCGCCCAGGCTGATGGTAGCCCAGGTAGGGGCCAG
Proteins encoded in this window:
- a CDS encoding GntR family transcriptional regulator, whose amino-acid sequence is MVQKKNALAYEILREKILTGKLRPGVNLDIDELSTDFGMSSTSIQEALQQLESDSLVTIEAHGAQVTKIHQELFQEIFEVLTSLQIISARAACQKMNELDFTELEAMFHRMDGVVDDPEQWSQYEIELHSCISEKANMPLLRNLLLRTADHWQRLRRHCFSEAFARRIPTAQQEYRDFLITLRTRNSDHVTQLMLEHNQRALDDYMAYLSHSEGA